A genomic window from Lotus japonicus ecotype B-129 chromosome 1, LjGifu_v1.2 includes:
- the LOC130736665 gene encoding tetraspanin-11-like: MFRISNTMIGVLNIVTLFVSLTAMGCSAYIHLHRTDGTDCQKVLQYPLLFGGLFIFVVSVLGIVGSLCRVNVALYAYLIVTFFVVVLFVFFSVFAFVVTDSSKSKVSSEHTVAEFSTLLQHYVINEGNWNDVKSCLVDARVCQNLAADVHGGGRNNVSAVLNHHLSATQFGCCRPPVKCGFKKKNATFWEVPKTGGVVVKDSDCRAWNNRQDKLCYDCNSCKGGVLANIRNQWKHLTMFNICVLLLLTVIYILGCYAIRNNRSNSKYHRHRAYP, encoded by the exons ATGTTCCGCATAAGCAACACCATGATTGGAGTCCTCAACATAGTGACCCTATTCGTCTCCCTCACCGCCATGGGCTGCTCCGCCTACATCCACCTCCACCGCACCGACGGCACCGACTGCCAGAAGGTGCTGCAGTACCCTCTCCTATTCGGCGGCCTCTTCATCTTCGTCGTCTCCGTGCTTGGAATCGTGGGCTCGCTCTGCCGCGTCAATGTCGCCCTCTACGCCTACCTCATCGTCACGTTCTTCGTCGTCGTGCTGTTCGTCTTCTTCTCCGTCTTCGCGTTCGTCGTCACTGATAGCAGCAAGAGCAAGGTTTCGTCTGAGCACACTGTTGCGGAGTTCTCCACATTGCTGCAACACTATGTCATCAACGAGGGAAACTGGAACGACGTCAAGAGTTGTTTGGTGGACGCGCGCGTCTGCCAGAATCTCGCCGCCGACGTCCACGGTGGTGGCCGGAACAATGTCTCCGCCGTTTTGAATCACCACTTGTCCGCCACGCAG TTTGGGTGCTGTAGGCCACCGGTGAAGTGTGGTTTCAAAAAGAAGAACGCAACGTTCTGGGAAGTGCCAAAAACAGGTGGAGTAGTAGTGAAGGATTCTGATTGCAGGGCTTGGAATAATAGGCAAGATAAGCTGTGTTATGATTGCAATTCATGCAAAGGAGGAGTGCTTGCCAACATTAGGAACCAGTGGAAACATCTCACTATGTTCAACATTTGTGTTCTTTTACTCCTCACAGTTATATACATCTTGGGATGTTACGCCATCAGAAACAATCGATCAAACTCCAAGTACCACAGACACAGAGCATACCcttga